The Paraburkholderia agricolaris genome includes the window GCATCGCGCGGCGCCGGACGTTTTTTTGTGGCTGTATTCTGCCTGTCACCATCGCCACGGCATGCTTGTCAGCATCCGTCGGTCTGTCCTTGCATTGTCCCTGTCCGAACCGGTTCTCCAGCGACCAGGCCCGCATTTTGCACAGCAGCGTGCGTCGACAAATCTTTCGCAGGTCCGATTCGTACCAAGGCGCAATTGACGGGGCGGCATCAGGTTCGAACACTGCGTTTTGTCAGACAAGGCGTGTCGTTTGCTGAAAGAATTACATGTCGCGCGTAGTAATGCGGCATTCGCCCGGACGTTTGTGATCCGTTCTGGAGTCCGGGCGAGAACCTAAACCCTTCGCGATATGCGAGAACGGAGGCTTCTGGTGTTGATCAGCCGTAGAAAGCGAATCGGCAAGATTCGCAATAAACGAACAAGTATCGCGGCAAAGTCTCTGGTCGCCGTGACCCTGGGTGGTATCGGCGTTCTGCCGGGCTTGGTGCAGGCTCAAACGCCTTCGCCATTGGGCGAATGGCAGTATTCCGTAGGCATTCCGCTGCAGAAGATGTGGCAACCGGAGATTCCGGACTGGCAGGTGCGTGTCGGCGCGGCGACGTCGTTCCAGCCGCGTTACGAGGGCTCGGACAGGTATCACCTGATGGCGGGTCCGAGCGTCGACGTGCGTTACAAGGACCTGTTCTTCTTTTCGAGCGGAGAAGGCCTCGGGGTCAACTTCGCGCAAGGGCAGAACTGGCGTGCAAGTCTCGCCGCTGTCTACGATCTAGGGCGCCGCGCTCATGACGATCAGCAGGAGTTGAACGGACTCGGCAACATCAATCCCGCGCCGGGCCTCAAACTCTCCGGGGAATATGTCGTGTCGAAGGATTTCCCGCTCGTGCTGCGCGCCGACGTGCGGCGCTATTTCGGCGGCTCGAACGGCTGGATCGGCGATCTCGGCGCTTATATGCCGATGCCGGGCAGCACCAAGAAATTCTTCTGGTTCGCCGGGCCGAACGTGACCCTCGCGGACTCCAATTACATGAACGCCTGGTACGGTGTGAATCAGAATCAGGCGGCGCACTCGCAATACTCGCAGTATCACGCGAGCGCGGGCTTCAAGTCGGTGGGGTTCGGTGTCAGCATGGTGTGGCTATTCGACAAGCACTGGTTTGCCACGGCCGACGGCGCATTCGAACAACTGGTCGGCAGTGCGGGCAACAGTCCGATTACGCATACCAGGGCCACCGGTGTGGCCGATATCTCGATCAACTATCGCTTCTGATGGACGCGCGGGTCTTCTGAAAGGCGCGATAGCCGGTGTCTTTCGCGACGGCCGGTCTACGGTCGTTGCGCAGACAACCAGGCTACACCGGACTATCGCCTCGCAGAAAAGCGCACTATTTTGCCAGCCGCGCATCCAGAAACTGACTCATCAGCGCCGCAACCTGATCGACGGCTTCATCCAGCAAAAAATGGCCGCCTTCAAGCATATGGACTTCGGCGCTGGGCACATTGCCGCGATACGCGTGGGCGCCTGCCACTTCGAATGAAGGATCGTATTTCCCCCATGTCACGAGCAGGGGCGGCTGACGTTCGTCCAGATACCGCTGCCACAGTGGGTACCGCTCGACATTGGTTCGATAGTCGTAGAAGAGCTCAGTCTGAATATCGATCTGCCCGGGGCGCGATAGAAACGCGAATTCATCGGTCCACGTGTCCGGATCGTAACGATCGGGATTCGGTGTGCGCCCGACATGCCGCAAACGCGTCGCTTCAAACGAAAGCAGATTGGCCCGCAGTGCTGCCTCATGGGTTGCGCGATCGTTCCAGAAGGCCTTGCGCGTTTGCCACAGCGGACCAAGGCCGGCTTCGTGCGCCACCGCGTTCTGCACCACCAGGGCTTCAATCCGCTCAGGGTTCGAAAGCGCGAGCCGAAACCCTACCGGACCGCCATAGTCCTGCATGACGAGGGTATAGCGCTTCAGTTCCAGTGCCTCGGTGAAGTGCTGCACCACCTCGGCGAGGTGATCGAACGTGT containing:
- a CDS encoding MipA/OmpV family protein codes for the protein MLISRRKRIGKIRNKRTSIAAKSLVAVTLGGIGVLPGLVQAQTPSPLGEWQYSVGIPLQKMWQPEIPDWQVRVGAATSFQPRYEGSDRYHLMAGPSVDVRYKDLFFFSSGEGLGVNFAQGQNWRASLAAVYDLGRRAHDDQQELNGLGNINPAPGLKLSGEYVVSKDFPLVLRADVRRYFGGSNGWIGDLGAYMPMPGSTKKFFWFAGPNVTLADSNYMNAWYGVNQNQAAHSQYSQYHASAGFKSVGFGVSMVWLFDKHWFATADGAFEQLVGSAGNSPITHTRATGVADISINYRF
- a CDS encoding alpha/beta fold hydrolase, producing MTSTRTGMRYRSIEIDGLDIFYREAGPRDAPVILLLHGFPSSSRMYETLMPLLAQNYRLIAPDYPGFGHSSAPSPAAFEYTFDHLAEVVQHFTEALELKRYTLVMQDYGGPVGFRLALSNPERIEALVVQNAVAHEAGLGPLWQTRKAFWNDRATHEAALRANLLSFEATRLRHVGRTPNPDRYDPDTWTDEFAFLSRPGQIDIQTELFYDYRTNVERYPLWQRYLDERQPPLLVTWGKYDPSFEVAGAHAYRGNVPSAEVHMLEGGHFLLDEAVDQVAALMSQFLDARLAK